In Candidatus Desulforudis audaxviator MP104C, a genomic segment contains:
- a CDS encoding ABC transporter substrate-binding protein has translation MHRRLLALLGLGFILTALFIVAGQLEDGGKKERLTYALARYPATLDPTAVTDESGAAVLLNLYEGLVRFEPGGTGIEPALARDWNVSPDARTWTFYLQEDISFTDGTPLDAAAVRDAVERQLNPETAGPYASFVYGPVTRIETKGRHTVIFHLKHPYAPFIRNLAMLPAAVVRPSPDHGLPIGTGPFVPSAIESARITLKANPAYREGPPHLKEVLFVVIPDPHERWRALAQGRVDVAENTGAALPATGPDSLVIARTPGLDLSYLAFYTNKKPFDNPAVRRAASLAVNQQAIVDYLFPDRAVPAIGPLPPGTLGHHPTLGADAYNLEEARQLLDQAGYSGEEITLITYQDRRPYNPAGGEKLAHLLVEQLAQAGFKVRVEAYPWEICKHAIHRQEGHAFVFGWVGDNGDPDNFLYTLLASAQIQTGTNAARYSNPHVDMLLGRAQQVTDEALRERLYRQAQELIAADAPWVFLNHRLETAAHHPTVKNLVVQPTGGAYLAQVRKDDQ, from the coding sequence ATGCACCGGCGCCTGCTTGCCCTGCTGGGGCTGGGTTTCATCCTGACCGCCTTGTTCATTGTGGCCGGCCAACTCGAAGATGGCGGCAAAAAGGAGCGGCTGACCTACGCCCTGGCCCGTTACCCCGCCACCCTGGACCCAACGGCCGTTACGGACGAGTCGGGAGCCGCCGTGCTCTTGAACCTCTACGAGGGCCTCGTGCGCTTCGAACCAGGAGGCACCGGGATTGAACCCGCGCTGGCCCGGGACTGGAACGTATCACCCGACGCCCGGACTTGGACTTTTTATCTCCAGGAAGACATATCTTTCACCGACGGCACCCCGCTGGACGCCGCGGCGGTAAGAGACGCGGTCGAACGGCAGCTCAACCCCGAAACCGCCGGACCATACGCTTCCTTTGTATACGGGCCGGTGACGCGGATCGAAACCAAGGGCCGCCACACGGTCATTTTTCACCTGAAGCACCCGTACGCCCCGTTCATCAGGAACCTGGCAATGCTTCCGGCGGCGGTCGTCCGCCCTTCCCCCGACCACGGCCTGCCCATCGGCACCGGCCCTTTCGTCCCGTCCGCCATTGAGTCGGCCCGGATCACTCTGAAAGCCAATCCCGCTTACCGGGAAGGGCCGCCGCACCTGAAGGAAGTCCTTTTCGTAGTCATTCCCGATCCGCATGAACGGTGGCGGGCACTGGCCCAAGGCCGGGTGGACGTGGCGGAAAACACTGGGGCCGCCCTGCCGGCCACAGGACCGGATAGCCTAGTCATCGCCCGGACGCCCGGGCTGGACCTGAGTTACCTAGCATTCTATACCAACAAAAAGCCCTTTGACAATCCCGCCGTACGGCGGGCGGCAAGCCTCGCCGTCAATCAGCAGGCCATTGTGGACTACCTCTTTCCGGACCGGGCTGTGCCTGCTATCGGACCCCTGCCCCCCGGTACCCTGGGTCACCACCCCACCCTGGGCGCGGACGCTTACAACCTGGAGGAAGCCCGGCAGCTCCTGGACCAAGCGGGTTACAGCGGTGAGGAAATCACGCTGATCACCTACCAGGACCGGCGCCCCTACAACCCGGCGGGCGGGGAGAAACTGGCCCACCTTCTGGTTGAACAGCTCGCCCAGGCCGGTTTTAAGGTGCGGGTGGAGGCCTACCCTTGGGAGATCTGCAAGCACGCCATCCACCGCCAGGAGGGGCACGCTTTCGTCTTCGGCTGGGTCGGGGATAACGGGGACCCGGACAATTTCCTATACACCCTGCTGGCCAGCGCGCAGATCCAAACCGGCACCAACGCGGCACGCTACTCCAACCCGCATGTCGACATGCTGCTCGGCCGGGCCCAGCAGGTGACCGACGAAGCGCTGCGCGAACGCTTGTACCGCCAAGCCCAGGAGCTTATTGCCGCCGATGCTCCGTGGGTATTCCTGAACCATCGGCTCGAAACGGCGGCGCACCACCCCACGGTGAAAAATCTGGTGGTGCAGCCCACCGGGGGCGCCTATCTGGCCCAGGTGCGCAAGGACGACCAGTAA
- a CDS encoding ribonucleoside triphosphate reductase: MITSIKKRDGRIAAFESRRITNAIAQAFKATGEAGWADDDAAPAVTQRVIEALENRGIATPTVEEVQDLVERSLMELGYHRTAKAYILYREQHRQMREMKSLVNCDLVESYLNQADWRVAENANSSFSLQGLHSYISNTAAASFWLERIYPPEVRRAHLEGDFHIHDLGYLSVYCVGWDLKQLLEEGFGGVPNQVSSKPPKHFRSALGQMVNFLYTLQGEAAGAQAFSNVDTLLAPFVRADNLSYREVKQAIQEFVFNLNVPTRTGYQTPFTNITMDLDIPAFMQDEPAVVGGRELDTGYGDYQEEVNMINEAFADVLMEGDACGRGFTFPIPTYNVSPEFNWGGPVAQKLFAVTAKYGTPYFANFINSDLQPEDVRSMCCRLRIDNKQLLKRGGGLFGASPLTGSIGVVTLNLPRSAYLAKDEQDFFTRLAHLASIAVTSLEIKRRVLERLTGNGLYPYSRHYLRGVKERTGNYWTNHFATIGLVGAAEAARNLLGKSISEPEGQEFARRILIFLREFLVGVQERTGNLYNLEATPAEGCSHRLARIDKREFPGLLAANEDEWRRGAAPYYTNSTQLPVHETDDVFAMFEHQEPLQTLYTGGTVAHIFLGEALPDPEGCAALVKKVTNSYRLPYVSVTPTYSVCASHGYISGEARQCPRCGGATEIYSRIVGYYRPVSQWNEGKKAEYGQRRVFRVPQSLQGILLGRL, from the coding sequence ATGATTACCTCAATCAAAAAGCGTGACGGACGCATAGCAGCTTTCGAAAGCAGGCGCATCACCAATGCTATTGCACAGGCTTTCAAAGCTACGGGAGAAGCCGGATGGGCGGACGATGACGCCGCCCCGGCGGTAACGCAGCGCGTTATCGAGGCTCTGGAAAACCGGGGCATTGCCACTCCCACCGTTGAAGAAGTGCAGGACCTGGTGGAAAGAAGCCTGATGGAACTCGGCTATCATCGGACCGCCAAGGCCTACATACTCTATCGGGAACAGCACCGCCAGATGCGGGAAATGAAGTCGCTGGTAAACTGTGACCTGGTGGAGTCCTATCTCAACCAGGCGGATTGGCGCGTAGCCGAGAACGCCAACTCATCCTTTTCCCTGCAGGGACTGCACAGTTACATCTCCAACACCGCCGCGGCCAGTTTCTGGCTGGAACGTATTTACCCTCCGGAAGTGCGCCGGGCACACCTTGAAGGCGATTTCCATATCCATGACCTCGGTTACCTGAGTGTCTACTGCGTGGGGTGGGATCTTAAGCAACTCCTGGAAGAGGGTTTCGGCGGGGTACCCAACCAGGTGTCGTCCAAGCCGCCCAAACACTTCCGTTCGGCCCTGGGCCAGATGGTCAACTTCCTATACACGCTTCAAGGAGAGGCGGCGGGGGCCCAGGCTTTCTCCAACGTCGATACGCTTCTCGCCCCTTTCGTCCGCGCCGATAACCTGAGCTACCGGGAAGTGAAACAGGCCATCCAGGAATTCGTTTTCAATCTGAACGTACCCACCCGGACGGGCTACCAGACACCGTTCACCAACATTACCATGGACCTGGACATCCCCGCTTTTATGCAAGACGAACCCGCCGTGGTGGGCGGCCGGGAGCTTGATACCGGTTACGGTGACTATCAGGAAGAAGTGAATATGATCAATGAGGCGTTTGCCGACGTGCTGATGGAGGGCGACGCCTGCGGGCGAGGGTTCACCTTTCCCATTCCGACTTACAATGTTTCACCGGAATTCAACTGGGGAGGTCCCGTGGCACAGAAGCTCTTTGCCGTAACGGCAAAATACGGAACGCCTTACTTCGCCAACTTCATCAATTCCGATCTTCAGCCGGAAGACGTGCGGTCCATGTGCTGCCGCCTGCGCATCGACAACAAACAGCTTTTGAAGCGGGGTGGAGGACTGTTCGGCGCCAGCCCTCTGACCGGTTCCATCGGGGTGGTGACACTAAACCTTCCGCGGTCAGCCTACCTGGCAAAGGACGAACAGGACTTCTTCACCCGTTTGGCGCATCTGGCTTCTATCGCCGTCACCTCCCTGGAAATCAAGCGCCGGGTCCTGGAGAGGCTGACCGGCAACGGGCTCTACCCTTACTCGCGTCATTACCTGAGGGGAGTGAAAGAGAGAACGGGGAATTACTGGACCAACCACTTTGCCACCATCGGGTTGGTGGGAGCGGCCGAAGCGGCCCGGAACCTGCTCGGCAAGAGCATCAGCGAACCGGAAGGCCAGGAGTTCGCCAGGCGCATCCTTATTTTCCTGCGGGAATTCCTGGTGGGGGTCCAGGAACGCACGGGCAATCTCTATAACCTGGAAGCTACACCTGCCGAGGGCTGTTCCCACCGTCTTGCCCGTATTGACAAGAGAGAGTTTCCGGGCCTCCTTGCCGCGAATGAAGACGAATGGAGGCGGGGCGCGGCGCCGTACTACACAAACTCCACCCAGCTACCGGTTCACGAAACCGATGACGTCTTCGCCATGTTTGAACACCAGGAGCCGTTGCAAACGCTGTACACAGGCGGAACGGTCGCCCATATCTTCCTGGGCGAAGCCTTGCCCGATCCGGAAGGTTGCGCCGCGCTCGTCAAGAAAGTAACCAACAGTTACCGCCTGCCCTATGTCTCGGTGACGCCCACTTACTCGGTGTGCGCAAGCCACGGATACATCAGCGGTGAGGCCCGGCAATGCCCCAGGTGCGGCGGCGCCACCGAGATCTATTCCCGTATCGTAGGTTATTATCGCCCGGTCAGCCAGTGGAACGAAGGGAAGAAAGCCGAATACGGCCAGCGGAGAGTATTCAGGGTGCCTCAATCCTTACAAGGCATTCTGTTAGGAAGACTATGA
- a CDS encoding SPL family radical SAM protein, protein MGYVQVPEAVVKPAYCKTALNRTGIGGYRYCLNPYFGCAHGCLYCYADTILRFASRAGKWGGFVAPKVNFPEVFGRELRRKRAFSGRIILGTVTDVYQPAEAEFGLTRDSLKVLAEEYPNAEVEILTKSDLVVRDADLLRKLQHCSVGFTVTVPDDGAASALEPGAAPSSARLQAAGKLAAAGIDVWAFIAPVLPGITDAPGVLERLVGAMRDAGVKEVCLDALNPYPASVERLMVAYRAGFPRAVKCLERYLSDPSGYLQALSGELVALSRRHGFYVRPPRPLRKKERREREKGKVKG, encoded by the coding sequence ATGGGGTACGTTCAAGTGCCCGAGGCGGTCGTAAAACCGGCCTACTGCAAAACGGCTCTCAACCGAACCGGCATTGGGGGTTACCGCTACTGCCTGAACCCCTATTTCGGCTGTGCGCACGGGTGCCTTTACTGCTACGCCGACACAATCCTCCGTTTCGCGAGCCGCGCCGGGAAGTGGGGCGGGTTCGTCGCTCCAAAAGTGAACTTTCCTGAAGTTTTCGGGCGCGAATTGCGGCGAAAGCGGGCATTTTCGGGCAGGATCATCCTGGGTACGGTTACAGACGTCTACCAGCCTGCGGAGGCGGAATTCGGTCTCACCAGGGACTCTTTAAAAGTCCTTGCAGAGGAATATCCGAATGCAGAGGTTGAGATCCTCACCAAGTCCGACCTGGTGGTGAGGGACGCGGATCTGCTTAGGAAGCTCCAGCATTGCTCTGTGGGCTTTACGGTGACCGTTCCTGACGACGGTGCGGCTTCCGCGCTGGAACCCGGAGCGGCACCCTCATCGGCACGCCTGCAAGCGGCCGGAAAACTTGCTGCCGCAGGCATAGATGTATGGGCGTTTATAGCGCCTGTCCTTCCCGGGATAACCGATGCTCCCGGAGTATTGGAGCGGCTGGTGGGTGCCATGAGAGATGCCGGGGTCAAGGAGGTTTGCCTCGATGCCCTGAACCCTTACCCGGCCTCGGTTGAGCGTCTGATGGTTGCCTACCGGGCGGGCTTTCCCAGGGCCGTCAAGTGTTTAGAGCGGTATCTCTCCGACCCTTCTGGGTACTTACAGGCGCTTTCGGGAGAGCTGGTAGCTCTTTCGCGCAGGCACGGGTTTTATGTCAGGCCTCCTCGTCCTTTGAGGAAGAAAGAGAGAAGGGAAAGAGAGAAGGGAAAGGTAAAGGGCTAA
- a CDS encoding LysR family transcriptional regulator, producing MITDIPLSQLRVFHAVARHLSYSRAAEELALSQPAVSRQISNLEGLLGLRLFDRRGRRVQLTDAGRSLYEYADQIVHLAGEARRAMDGLRNLERGQVRLGLAASAAGHALRSTLKQFGAFYPEIEVRLKVAPSRRIQQLLAEGALDLALAGPDVLPGLHIEFVLSDTLILVSASDHPWTTQPPPDYAALNRQILLWPPRGSGVREAAASFLHAHGLQPETIEVPDWSAIRNLAAAGTGLAFVPAAPAAPELETGRLVQYGPGWTFSFSRCLLSAKDRPLFPAALAFANFARKHETST from the coding sequence ATGATAACCGACATTCCCTTGTCGCAACTGCGCGTTTTCCACGCGGTCGCCCGGCACCTTAGTTACTCGCGGGCCGCAGAGGAACTGGCCCTGAGCCAGCCCGCGGTATCCCGGCAGATTAGCAACCTGGAGGGTCTCCTGGGCTTGCGCCTGTTTGACCGGCGGGGGCGCCGGGTGCAGCTCACCGACGCTGGCCGGAGCCTCTATGAATACGCCGACCAGATCGTGCACCTGGCCGGTGAGGCCCGGCGGGCGATGGACGGGCTACGCAACCTCGAACGAGGGCAGGTGCGCCTGGGCTTGGCCGCCTCCGCGGCCGGACATGCCCTTCGTTCGACGTTGAAACAGTTTGGGGCGTTTTATCCGGAAATCGAAGTGCGGTTGAAGGTGGCCCCGAGCAGGCGCATCCAGCAACTGCTCGCGGAAGGAGCACTGGACCTGGCGCTGGCCGGTCCGGACGTCTTACCCGGACTGCACATTGAGTTTGTACTCAGCGACACTCTGATCCTGGTTTCGGCGTCGGATCACCCCTGGACTACGCAACCCCCGCCCGATTACGCCGCCTTGAACCGACAGATCCTCCTCTGGCCGCCGCGCGGTTCAGGCGTGCGTGAAGCAGCCGCTTCCTTTCTGCACGCACATGGCCTGCAGCCGGAGACGATAGAGGTGCCGGACTGGAGCGCCATCCGGAACCTGGCCGCGGCCGGGACCGGCCTCGCGTTCGTTCCCGCCGCGCCGGCCGCACCGGAACTGGAAACAGGCCGCCTGGTGCAGTACGGACCGGGGTGGACGTTCAGCTTTTCCCGCTGCCTGCTTTCGGCCAAAGACCGCCCCCTTTTCCCGGCGGCGCTGGCCTTCGCCAATTTTGCCCGCAAACATGAGACAAGCACTTGA
- a CDS encoding methyltransferase domain-containing protein: protein MNEDLKCACVDFYQNDVVRLLLGRSFHPGGLELTRRLGEALALGPGDFLLDAACGTGTSAVFLAGVFGCRVLGVDLGAENLEQARRHAADAGLTDRVEFRQGDAERLPLEDGACTAVISECSFCLFPDKETAAREMFRVLAAGGRVGLTDMVVDRDRLPEEMKGLLFRAACIADALTVDGYRAVLAHAGFTGLTATDHPEALLALAGQIRQRLLLAELAQAVGKLDLKGLDLKRGKVLLHQAEELVRDGVLGYTLITGSKP from the coding sequence GTGAATGAGGACTTAAAGTGTGCCTGCGTTGATTTCTACCAGAACGATGTCGTCCGCCTGCTCCTGGGCCGGAGCTTTCATCCCGGGGGGCTCGAACTGACCCGGCGGCTGGGAGAGGCCCTGGCCCTGGGGCCGGGAGACTTTTTGCTCGACGCGGCCTGCGGCACGGGCACCAGCGCCGTGTTTCTGGCGGGCGTTTTCGGCTGCCGGGTGTTGGGGGTCGACCTGGGCGCGGAGAACCTGGAACAGGCGCGCCGGCACGCGGCCGACGCGGGGCTGACCGACCGGGTGGAATTCCGGCAGGGGGACGCCGAGCGCCTGCCCCTGGAAGACGGTGCCTGCACCGCGGTGATTTCCGAGTGCTCTTTCTGTCTCTTCCCGGACAAGGAAACGGCGGCCCGGGAGATGTTCCGGGTGCTTGCCGCCGGGGGGCGTGTCGGGTTGACCGATATGGTGGTGGACCGGGACCGGCTGCCCGAAGAGATGAAGGGGCTGCTCTTCCGGGCGGCCTGCATCGCCGACGCCCTCACTGTTGACGGATACCGGGCGGTCCTGGCCCATGCGGGGTTCACCGGCCTGACCGCAACCGACCATCCGGAGGCGCTGCTGGCGCTGGCCGGCCAAATCCGGCAGCGGCTGCTCCTCGCCGAACTGGCTCAGGCCGTGGGCAAGCTCGACTTGAAAGGCCTGGACCTCAAGCGCGGCAAGGTGCTCCTGCACCAGGCCGAGGAACTGGTGCGTGACGGGGTGCTCGGCTATACCCTCATCACTGGGAGCAAGCCCTAA
- a CDS encoding YgaP-like transmembrane domain: protein MGSAKRITPAKIASAIALAWLASSFLYPIYVEVGGSVVKLNGSPELYLIPAFAVWRLRTERDAYQRLRVKVMVGLFFLYWVFIPIFYPRMPLLDGTEAEFTLAVHMVGALPFLILFIMVALVGKRADCGWNCPCVFSRETVGFAFRDATLKGDFWWRWRHLKWLPFAVVWAYFVYMLVDPVHAYERFGRTMYDLILIGYYASFLIIPFTGHRSFCRWACPWAATWGVLNVAGFYKIKADVGRCRECGLCEQNCDMGVPVRRLIREKGVLRTTECMGCGRCVNVCPQGVLSIHDIRDTIRGYNLGSRERLVRMAGGLTVAGLIFLDPGAPWGYLGLAFFATGLFGFCPTYLAVGVVARKARGIFFRQ, encoded by the coding sequence ATGGGTTCTGCGAAAAGAATCACCCCGGCGAAAATAGCGAGCGCGATTGCCCTGGCCTGGCTGGCCTCGAGCTTCCTGTATCCCATTTATGTCGAAGTGGGCGGGTCGGTGGTGAAACTGAACGGCAGTCCGGAGCTTTACCTGATTCCGGCCTTCGCCGTCTGGCGGCTGCGGACCGAGCGCGACGCCTACCAGCGGCTGCGGGTCAAGGTGATGGTGGGGCTGTTTTTCCTGTACTGGGTCTTCATCCCGATATTTTACCCGCGCATGCCGCTTCTCGACGGCACCGAGGCCGAGTTCACCCTGGCCGTCCACATGGTTGGCGCCCTGCCCTTTCTCATCCTTTTCATTATGGTGGCCCTGGTCGGCAAACGCGCGGACTGCGGCTGGAACTGCCCCTGCGTGTTCAGCCGGGAAACGGTGGGTTTCGCCTTCCGGGACGCCACCCTGAAAGGCGACTTCTGGTGGCGCTGGCGGCACCTGAAATGGCTGCCCTTTGCGGTGGTGTGGGCCTATTTTGTCTATATGCTGGTGGACCCGGTGCACGCCTATGAACGGTTCGGCCGCACGATGTACGACCTGATTCTGATCGGCTACTACGCGAGCTTTTTAATCATCCCGTTCACCGGTCACCGCAGCTTTTGCCGCTGGGCCTGTCCCTGGGCGGCCACCTGGGGCGTGCTCAACGTGGCCGGCTTCTATAAGATCAAGGCCGATGTCGGCCGGTGCCGGGAGTGCGGTCTGTGTGAGCAGAACTGCGACATGGGTGTGCCGGTCCGGAGGCTGATCCGGGAGAAGGGGGTGCTGCGCACGACGGAATGTATGGGGTGCGGCCGTTGCGTCAACGTTTGCCCGCAGGGGGTGCTCAGTATCCACGACATTCGGGACACCATTCGCGGGTACAACCTGGGGTCGCGGGAGCGGCTGGTCCGGATGGCCGGCGGGCTCACCGTGGCCGGCCTGATCTTCCTGGACCCGGGTGCGCCGTGGGGCTACTTGGGGCTGGCCTTCTTCGCCACCGGGCTTTTCGGTTTCTGCCCCACGTACCTGGCGGTCGGCGTGGTGGCCCGGAAGGCGCGCGGAATCTTCTTCCGCCAGTAA
- a CDS encoding anaerobic ribonucleoside-triphosphate reductase activating protein: MIECSGFNKVSLVDWPGRIAATVFLRRCNFRCPWCQNPELVESSLFDTPVPVDDILHYLRRRRAMLDGLVVTGGEPTLSRYLTLFLTRVKEIGVPVKLDTNGSHPELVCGLLDERLVDVIAVDYKVPLRLYGDLVGFKNPECVAATIAAVLRRRCGYVRTTIVPGLHTEELLAEMVKAFPELNQTNYRLQGFRPGNCLDPAYNSLPPIAPEVIDHLARRIVKSDSHPVHQLDSCPDGPVRRNGHQRLTHYVLHTHQSSTARDT; encoded by the coding sequence ATGATCGAATGCAGTGGTTTTAATAAAGTATCGCTGGTTGATTGGCCCGGCAGGATAGCCGCCACGGTCTTTCTGCGGCGGTGCAACTTTCGCTGTCCCTGGTGTCAAAATCCCGAGCTGGTGGAGTCCTCATTATTTGATACGCCTGTCCCCGTCGACGACATTCTGCACTATCTGAGACGGCGGCGGGCAATGCTGGACGGGCTGGTCGTCACCGGAGGCGAACCTACCCTTTCTCGCTACTTGACCTTGTTTCTGACCCGAGTGAAAGAGATTGGTGTACCCGTTAAACTTGACACCAACGGTTCCCACCCGGAACTCGTGTGCGGTTTATTGGACGAACGCCTTGTGGATGTCATCGCCGTGGACTATAAGGTTCCCTTGCGGCTCTATGGCGACCTGGTAGGCTTTAAAAACCCCGAATGTGTTGCAGCAACCATTGCCGCCGTGTTGCGCCGCCGGTGCGGTTATGTCCGTACCACCATAGTACCCGGTCTGCACACCGAGGAGTTGCTGGCGGAAATGGTGAAAGCTTTTCCCGAACTGAATCAAACAAACTACCGCTTGCAGGGTTTCCGCCCCGGCAATTGCCTCGACCCGGCATACAATAGTCTCCCACCGATTGCACCGGAGGTAATTGACCACCTAGCTAGGCGCATTGTCAAGTCCGATTCTCATCCGGTGCATCAACTCGATAGCTGCCCGGACGGACCGGTCAGACGAAACGGTCACCAGCGACTGACTCATTATGTCCTGCACACGCATCAAAGCTCCACCGCCCGGGACACATGA
- the selD gene encoding selenide, water dikinase SelD has translation MTGNYPNFRLTSYSPGSGUACKIGHSDLAHLLRCLPPLVDPRILAGREDDAAVYRVGPDLALIQTVDYITPVVDDPYTFGQVAAANALSDIYAMGGRPVFALNIVGFPNQSIPLGILEDILRGGADKAAEAGVSIAGGHSITDHAPKYGLCVTGFAHPERLVFRSGARAGDVLVLTKPLGTGVIATGIDRRLVDAGLETLAVRYMTALNREAAEVMLRIGVHACTDVTGFGLLGHLWEMAAASGVGVEVEASRVPVIPGALELARAGAVAGGAHGNYRYARERYRWEPSLSEEMRLVLCDPQTSGGLLMAVAPDKLDALLAALRGAAGAEESAVIGRLVRDPSSFNVFS, from the coding sequence ATGACCGGGAATTACCCAAACTTCCGGCTTACTTCCTACTCTCCGGGTTCGGGCTGAGCGTGCAAGATCGGGCATTCCGATCTGGCGCACTTGCTGCGCTGCCTGCCGCCCCTGGTTGATCCCCGCATCCTGGCCGGCCGGGAGGATGACGCCGCCGTGTACCGGGTCGGCCCCGACTTGGCCCTGATCCAGACCGTGGACTACATCACTCCGGTGGTCGATGATCCGTACACCTTCGGGCAGGTGGCGGCCGCCAACGCCTTAAGCGACATCTACGCGATGGGCGGCCGTCCGGTGTTCGCTCTCAATATCGTGGGGTTCCCCAACCAGAGCATTCCCCTTGGGATCCTGGAAGACATTTTGCGCGGTGGTGCGGACAAGGCGGCCGAGGCCGGTGTATCCATCGCCGGGGGCCATTCCATCACCGATCATGCCCCCAAGTACGGCTTATGTGTTACGGGGTTCGCTCACCCCGAACGCCTCGTGTTCCGAAGCGGTGCGCGGGCCGGTGATGTCCTGGTCCTCACCAAGCCGCTGGGCACCGGTGTTATCGCCACCGGCATCGACCGGCGGCTGGTGGATGCCGGCCTGGAGACCCTGGCGGTGCGGTACATGACCGCGCTTAACCGGGAGGCGGCCGAAGTCATGCTGCGGATCGGCGTGCACGCCTGTACGGACGTGACCGGATTCGGGCTTTTGGGGCACCTGTGGGAAATGGCGGCGGCGAGCGGGGTGGGGGTCGAGGTGGAGGCCTCCCGGGTCCCGGTGATTCCCGGTGCTTTGGAACTGGCACGGGCCGGGGCGGTGGCCGGCGGGGCCCACGGCAACTATCGTTACGCCCGCGAGCGCTACCGGTGGGAGCCTTCGCTTTCCGAGGAAATGCGGCTGGTCTTGTGCGATCCCCAGACTTCCGGCGGGCTGCTCATGGCGGTCGCGCCGGACAAACTGGATGCGCTCCTGGCCGCCTTGCGCGGTGCTGCAGGGGCCGAGGAGTCCGCCGTGATCGGCAGACTGGTACGAGATCCAAGCTCGTTCAATGTGTTTTCCTAG
- a CDS encoding radical SAM protein, with protein MAGGSRERDSIFLEVGQSLCPECRGLVHADVLVRGRRVYLRKWCPEHGHSEALVSSDIDHYRYSLKYNKPGTLPRRFSTRVERGCPHDCGLCPDHQQHTCLAIIDVTQACDLKCPACLADAGGSGFLAPEQVARLLDVYRECEGNPDVLQFSGGEPTLHPELFELLALARAKGIRLVQLNTNGLRIARDDAFLARLAEFRPSVYLQFDGLSAVVYRRIRGADLLADKLLAVERLSDCGIPIVLSATVVPGVNDGELGDLVRFALQNPRIRGLMFQPVAHIGRHRLEFDPLNRITLPDILKGLERQTEGELTRADFVPVPCPYPTCFALTYVYTGGERLTTAPRLVNVDDYLDYFKNRIITDLSPLTQTSLEELWSAGAVPGTDESLKSLASCCGISLEDLEALRDQITMIGVHAFMDVHNFELKRARKCCVHQLLPDGGLVPFCVYNVLKRGS; from the coding sequence ATGGCCGGCGGCAGCCGCGAACGTGACAGCATCTTTTTGGAAGTAGGTCAGAGCCTTTGCCCGGAGTGCCGGGGCCTGGTACACGCCGACGTGCTGGTCCGGGGCCGGCGGGTTTACCTGCGCAAGTGGTGCCCCGAGCACGGCCATTCCGAGGCGCTGGTCTCGAGTGATATCGATCACTACCGGTACAGCCTGAAATACAATAAGCCCGGCACCCTCCCCCGCCGCTTTTCCACCCGGGTTGAGCGCGGCTGCCCGCACGACTGCGGCCTTTGCCCGGACCACCAGCAGCACACCTGCCTGGCGATCATCGACGTGACACAGGCGTGCGACCTGAAGTGCCCGGCCTGCCTGGCCGACGCCGGGGGTTCCGGCTTTCTGGCCCCGGAGCAGGTGGCGCGGCTGCTGGATGTGTACCGGGAGTGCGAGGGGAACCCGGACGTGCTCCAGTTCAGCGGGGGCGAGCCGACGCTGCACCCGGAACTCTTCGAGCTGTTGGCGCTGGCCCGGGCCAAGGGCATCCGGCTGGTGCAACTGAACACCAACGGCCTGCGCATCGCCCGGGACGATGCCTTCCTGGCGCGCCTGGCCGAGTTCCGGCCGTCGGTGTACCTGCAGTTCGACGGGCTGTCGGCGGTTGTCTACCGGCGGATCCGGGGGGCCGATCTTCTGGCCGACAAGCTCTTGGCCGTGGAGCGCCTCAGTGACTGCGGGATTCCCATTGTCCTTTCGGCCACCGTGGTCCCGGGGGTGAACGACGGTGAGCTGGGCGACCTCGTCCGCTTCGCGCTGCAAAACCCCCGCATCCGCGGCCTGATGTTCCAGCCGGTGGCCCACATCGGGCGCCACCGGCTGGAGTTCGACCCGCTGAACCGGATCACTCTTCCCGACATTCTGAAAGGGTTGGAGCGACAGACCGAAGGCGAACTGACCCGGGCGGATTTCGTGCCGGTGCCTTGCCCCTACCCGACCTGTTTCGCCCTTACCTACGTGTATACCGGGGGCGAGCGGCTGACCACGGCGCCCCGGCTGGTGAACGTGGACGACTACCTGGACTACTTCAAGAACCGGATCATCACTGACCTTTCTCCCCTGACCCAGACTTCCCTGGAAGAACTTTGGTCGGCCGGGGCCGTGCCCGGGACGGACGAATCCCTGAAAAGCCTGGCCTCCTGCTGTGGGATTTCGCTGGAGGACCTTGAAGCGCTCCGCGACCAGATCACCATGATCGGGGTGCACGCCTTTATGGACGTCCACAATTTCGAACTCAAACGGGCGCGGAAATGTTGCGTTCACCAGCTCTTACCGGACGGTGGGCTTGTGCCCTTTTGTGTGTACAACGTGTTGAAGCGAGGTAGTTGA